In the Insulibacter thermoxylanivorax genome, one interval contains:
- a CDS encoding S-layer homology domain-containing protein, translating into MKQRIHRIIAWTLVLLMAFGGTYAFAATGASSGNADSAVKIIFPDTVNHWSQRYVAKLAALGIVNGLGDGTYGAQINVKQQEIIAMAVRLMGAEEEADKLSNMGTSLQVSDWARKYVLYALQEGILDPSEELKNNGHINWGERTAKREWVAKVIIRALGKDQEAKESADRAASFKDNHDISADALGYVNVAVDLGIITGTSSNEFLPLQSIDRAQTAAIFARAEQYLPQSEAVIKGALTAITADTLRVRDESGQVHMISLGNSTAYYRFDADKQILKSDLAVGQQVYVVLRDHLAVYVEVISDREPTESIFGQFERVDTAARIIKIKIDGQEVEFELDENVAVIDVDGRGSSLSQLIPLSEIELKKSTLSSRIIEIVVKDKPISKRSSGTISNINPEEITILDEETNRLETYPLVEQVIVTHEGKSLTLDDLVISDEIAYRVLNGFVTEITVTAKYVEPVKGTFEGFNEKKTTIFVRNEEGARGYDLAEDVAVHIEGMVYATTNDIFSGDILMLTFDGNGLVRSIKVENRNVEHLQMLELVSVDENLEFIVVKVDKAPRLLYLTEDTILEAYGLEYPVSELSKYITEKQRIDVVLSGEYVQRIKRSEGYTGKVKDYNPAARKIVISNPAIGDLSLNLSPYAFVQIINQSSTTLSDVKIGDEVRVVLSPEDLLVTQIQVKRTLKHTIETINATNRMITALDENNNKRYLSLNSSLAIHHPSKPYATIHDLSAGQIVTVTYYGSSAESINILDYKFGTVEHADRLYQNLTVQTHDGQILIIDTSKNFELTRGAQKIEISALNPGDRISIAQDHEGYTLAQVVLRQMKIINQVESIGEISFVNQMGEVEKMQLAPDVIVRAGNSKISLNDLKKNDRVYVYVVNGVIYEIDKL; encoded by the coding sequence CTGGGAATTGTCAATGGTTTGGGCGACGGTACATACGGAGCACAGATTAATGTTAAGCAGCAAGAGATCATTGCGATGGCTGTACGTCTCATGGGAGCAGAAGAAGAGGCGGACAAGTTAAGCAATATGGGCACTTCCCTGCAAGTGAGCGACTGGGCGAGGAAATATGTCCTCTATGCCCTGCAGGAAGGCATCTTAGATCCGAGCGAAGAGCTGAAGAACAACGGCCATATCAATTGGGGCGAGAGAACCGCGAAGCGGGAATGGGTGGCCAAGGTGATCATCCGCGCCTTGGGCAAGGATCAGGAAGCCAAGGAGTCAGCGGATCGGGCTGCCAGCTTCAAGGACAACCATGATATCTCCGCCGATGCACTCGGCTATGTGAATGTGGCTGTAGATCTAGGCATCATCACGGGAACGAGCTCCAATGAGTTCCTCCCGCTGCAGTCTATCGACCGTGCACAGACGGCAGCGATCTTTGCGCGCGCTGAGCAATACCTGCCGCAAAGCGAGGCTGTGATCAAAGGCGCCCTCACAGCGATTACCGCGGATACGCTGCGCGTACGCGATGAAAGCGGGCAGGTGCATATGATCTCCTTAGGGAACAGCACGGCTTATTACCGCTTCGATGCTGATAAGCAGATCCTGAAGTCCGATCTCGCTGTCGGGCAGCAAGTCTATGTCGTATTGCGCGATCATTTGGCGGTCTATGTTGAAGTAATCAGCGACCGCGAACCGACGGAATCCATCTTCGGTCAGTTCGAGAGGGTGGATACGGCTGCGCGCATTATTAAGATCAAAATAGATGGTCAAGAAGTAGAATTTGAGTTGGATGAAAACGTCGCTGTCATCGATGTTGATGGCAGGGGCTCCAGCCTGTCGCAGCTGATTCCGTTAAGCGAGATCGAGCTGAAGAAGAGCACCTTGTCCAGCCGCATCATCGAGATTGTCGTGAAGGACAAGCCGATCAGCAAGCGTTCTTCCGGAACGATCTCGAATATCAATCCTGAAGAGATCACGATCCTCGACGAGGAAACGAATCGTCTGGAGACCTATCCGCTCGTCGAGCAAGTGATCGTTACCCACGAAGGCAAATCCTTAACGCTGGACGATCTCGTCATCTCCGATGAGATTGCCTATCGCGTGCTGAACGGCTTCGTCACTGAGATCACGGTCACGGCGAAGTATGTAGAACCTGTGAAAGGAACCTTCGAAGGGTTCAATGAGAAGAAAACCACCATCTTCGTAAGGAACGAAGAAGGGGCGCGCGGATACGATCTTGCTGAGGACGTCGCTGTTCATATCGAGGGGATGGTCTATGCGACGACCAATGATATTTTCTCCGGCGATATCTTGATGTTAACCTTTGACGGAAACGGCCTTGTAAGGTCGATTAAGGTTGAGAACCGCAATGTCGAACATCTGCAGATGCTGGAGCTTGTGAGCGTGGATGAGAATCTGGAATTCATCGTCGTGAAAGTGGACAAAGCTCCGCGGTTATTATACTTGACAGAGGATACGATCCTTGAAGCCTACGGGCTGGAGTATCCGGTCAGCGAGCTCTCGAAGTACATCACCGAGAAGCAGCGCATCGATGTGGTGTTATCCGGGGAATATGTACAGCGTATCAAGCGCTCCGAGGGCTACACGGGCAAGGTTAAGGACTACAACCCGGCGGCGCGCAAGATTGTGATCAGCAATCCTGCCATCGGTGATCTCTCGCTGAACTTAAGCCCTTATGCGTTCGTGCAGATCATCAATCAATCGTCGACCACGCTGTCCGATGTGAAGATCGGCGATGAAGTCAGGGTTGTCCTCTCGCCGGAAGACCTGCTTGTTACACAGATTCAAGTGAAGCGGACGCTGAAACATACGATCGAGACGATCAATGCGACGAACCGCATGATCACAGCCCTGGATGAGAACAACAATAAGCGCTACTTATCGCTGAACAGCAGCCTGGCGATCCATCATCCATCGAAGCCGTATGCAACGATTCATGATCTATCCGCAGGTCAGATCGTAACCGTCACCTACTACGGTTCTTCCGCTGAATCGATCAACATCCTGGATTACAAGTTCGGCACTGTTGAGCATGCCGACCGTCTCTATCAGAACTTAACGGTACAGACGCATGATGGGCAGATCCTCATCATCGATACATCGAAGAACTTCGAACTGACCAGAGGTGCGCAGAAGATCGAGATCAGTGCGCTGAACCCGGGAGACCGCATCAGCATCGCCCAAGATCATGAGGGTTATACGCTCGCGCAAGTTGTGCTTAGACAGATGAAGATCATCAACCAAGTGGAATCCATCGGCGAGATCTCCTTCGTGAATCAGATGGGCGAGGTAGAGAAGATGCAGCTCGCGCCGGATGTCATCGTTCGCGCCGGCAACTCGAAGATCTCCCTGAACGATCTGAAGAAGAACGACCGCGTCTATGTGTACGTCGTAAATGGTGTGATCTACGAGATTGACAAATTATAA